A window of the Nitrosopumilus ureiphilus genome harbors these coding sequences:
- a CDS encoding geranylgeranylglyceryl/heptaprenylglyceryl phosphate synthase → MTENKVEEFLKSELKKKNALLFVLIDSEVSNLEASSKLAKDVEKMGASAILVGGSSATDQIEMAQVVKGIKQGIKIPIILFPGNVTGVVPDADAILFSSLMNSENPYFITQAQALGAPSVLKFGLEPLPTAYLVIGEGTSAWFVGAARGIPFEKPKIAAAYALAAQFLGMRFVYLEAGSGAKSNVTPEMIQTVRHAFNGFLIVGGGIKDVKTAESLVKAGADALVIGTFLEKGGSIKKLQEIAKAIQRSK, encoded by the coding sequence ATGACTGAAAATAAAGTTGAAGAATTCCTAAAATCAGAATTAAAAAAGAAAAACGCATTGCTGTTCGTATTAATTGATTCAGAAGTATCAAATTTAGAAGCATCATCCAAACTTGCAAAAGATGTTGAAAAGATGGGTGCATCAGCAATCCTAGTTGGTGGTTCCTCAGCTACTGATCAAATTGAGATGGCTCAAGTAGTTAAAGGAATAAAACAAGGAATTAAGATTCCAATTATCTTATTTCCAGGTAATGTCACAGGTGTTGTACCTGATGCTGATGCAATTCTATTTAGCTCTTTAATGAACTCAGAAAATCCTTACTTTATCACACAAGCACAAGCTTTAGGTGCTCCAAGTGTTCTTAAATTTGGTTTAGAACCTCTCCCAACTGCTTATTTAGTAATAGGAGAAGGAACATCTGCCTGGTTTGTAGGTGCAGCTAGAGGAATTCCATTTGAAAAACCAAAGATTGCAGCTGCGTATGCATTAGCTGCGCAATTTCTTGGTATGAGATTTGTATACTTGGAAGCTGGTTCTGGAGCAAAATCCAACGTAACTCCTGAAATGATTCAAACTGTTAGACATGCATTTAATGGATTTTTAATTGTAGGAGGAGGCATTAAAGATGTTAAAACTGCAGAAAGTTTGGTTAAAGCAGGAGCTGATGCTTTAGTGATTGGAACATTCCTTGAAAAAGGAGGAAGTATCAAAAAACTCCAAGAAATAGCAAAAGCAATTCAAAGAAGCAAGTAA
- a CDS encoding winged helix DNA-binding protein encodes MLVEIPEPEVVLGVILAFVVGLGGLYLYYKIRPFVKTKNEMFDASQSERLEYYERQLIDMKIRLDALEIQGIEQKSEDPNLELKQFLEKLTKNEVEEKPTEQVITPEIKQEKPISVPNILNIEHVNPTNYVLQLITNKAMTSRDIQITLKRSREHTSRLMKKLFEGGYVERNTESKPYTYSITEKGLAKVEEVQTSPSIA; translated from the coding sequence ATGTTAGTAGAGATTCCTGAACCTGAAGTGGTTTTAGGTGTGATTTTAGCATTTGTTGTTGGTTTAGGGGGATTGTATCTATACTACAAAATTCGTCCTTTTGTTAAAACTAAAAATGAAATGTTTGATGCGTCACAATCAGAGCGCTTAGAGTATTATGAAAGACAATTAATTGATATGAAAATACGCCTAGATGCATTAGAAATACAGGGAATTGAACAAAAATCAGAAGATCCAAACTTGGAATTAAAACAATTCTTAGAGAAATTAACCAAGAATGAAGTTGAAGAGAAACCAACTGAGCAGGTAATTACTCCAGAAATAAAACAAGAGAAACCTATTTCCGTGCCTAATATTCTAAATATTGAGCATGTTAATCCAACTAATTATGTGTTGCAACTAATCACAAACAAAGCTATGACATCACGTGATATTCAAATCACATTAAAGAGAAGTAGAGAGCATACTTCAAGATTAATGAAGAAATTATTTGAGGGTGGTTATGTTGAAAGAAATACTGAATCAAAACCATACACTTATTCAATTACTGAAAAAGGATTAGCAAAGGTTGAAGAAGTTCAAACAAGTCCTTCTATTGCATAA
- a CDS encoding AbrB/MazE/SpoVT family DNA-binding domain-containing protein encodes MSVQENEVLVKITSAGTISIPKQFRKYMDIQKGEYVKVILGKDRLLVRKVTIS; translated from the coding sequence ATGTCAGTCCAAGAAAATGAAGTTTTAGTAAAAATTACTTCTGCAGGAACAATTTCCATTCCTAAACAATTTAGAAAGTATATGGATATCCAAAAAGGAGAATATGTTAAAGTAATTCTTGGGAAAGATAGGTTATTGGTAAGAAAAGTCACTATTTCTTAG